AAACACTGAAAGAGTTCAAGGGGCTCCTTGAATCTCAGTTGGAAGCGCTGCTGCGGGATGCCGGAAAAACTGTTTCGGAGATGACCGATGACCAGAGCAATTTCCCCGACCCGACCGACCGGGCTTCCCTGGAATCGGACCGCAATTTCGAATTGCGCATCCGCGATCGCGAGCGCAAGCTGATTATGAAGATTCGCCAGGCCCTGGAGCGGATCGAGCACGGTACCTTTGGCGAGTGCGAATGTTGCGAGGAGCCAATTGGCATCGAACGGCTTCGTGCCCGTCCTGTAACGACGCTTTGCATCGACTGCAAAACAGAGCAGGAACGCAAGGAAAAGATTGGATGACCCTGCTCTTCTAGGAAATGGGCGGATCGGGGAGTGCGATGGCCTGCAATGAATGCTCGATTCTTCACCAGGTGTTGTGCATCGCTGTTGGCGAGCATCGTTCGCCCCTGGAAAA
This portion of the Syntrophotalea acetylenica genome encodes:
- the dksA gene encoding RNA polymerase-binding protein DksA produces the protein MDQETLKEFKGLLESQLEALLRDAGKTVSEMTDDQSNFPDPTDRASLESDRNFELRIRDRERKLIMKIRQALERIEHGTFGECECCEEPIGIERLRARPVTTLCIDCKTEQERKEKIG